The Mucilaginibacter mallensis genome has a segment encoding these proteins:
- the bamA gene encoding outer membrane protein assembly factor BamA, with amino-acid sequence MNKFLFAILFTVLSAAAMAQGPGQPRQSLLKSSIPADSLSYLNPKDYIIGGITVTGTKYLDKDVLITISKLTKGDKINLPGEANASVIKNLYQQGLFDDVQLNVTSINMDTIYLEIAVHELPRLSKLHITGIRKGEIDDVQKKLSDKTNKIVNQNLLSTTAAIIKRHFNEKGFLNTTVDIKQRKDPGDANSIILDVAVNKHEKVMINEVTFEGNKVFSDKKLRKYLKKTRSRKWYNLFGSKKFKQDKYDDDKQNLIDQMQDKGYRDAAILSDTVYKHDDQTVNVHIKLHEGPKYYFGNIKWSGNAKYPAEALTRILRIKKGDIFSEDQLNKRLSGPTPNSDDVSSLYLNDGYLTYQGDPVQTKIYNDTVDLDIRVYEGPQYTINRVILKGNDVTNDKVVMREIRTKPGQKFNKDLLIRSTREISQLGNFDEQKTEPKPTNINPADGTVDIIFNVVEKPSDQIELSGGFGGGQLVGTLGLTFNNFSIRNIFNLKAYKPLPKGDGEKLSLRGQSSGRTYQNYSFTFSEPWLGGKKPIYFAVSAYTQLSSTGQYYATTNPLYNKLRINGVGVTLGKRLNWPDNYFQLNYSLNVDHYNLDNYTGYLFQNGTSYNIKLTQELSRNSLDVPIFPTQGSNMKLTLQGTPPYSLFNNINYAIATPEEIYHFVEYYKVKFDAQWFTRIAGKFVLMSQVRFGWLGEYNSNVPQSPFERFKLGGDGMQSYQFLQGSDIIGLRGYQNFSVIPETAPLGTTADNNVGSPIYTKYTLELRHPVIASESATIFLLAFAEGGNVWDHFSDYNPFDIRRSVGIGARVFLPIFGLLGLDYGYGFDKIPGIPDANKGQFSFSISQSLSGGFN; translated from the coding sequence ATGAATAAATTTCTCTTTGCTATTCTTTTTACTGTTCTGAGTGCCGCTGCAATGGCTCAGGGCCCCGGCCAACCCAGGCAGTCGTTGTTAAAATCGTCAATTCCGGCTGATAGTTTAAGTTATCTTAATCCCAAGGATTATATAATAGGTGGCATTACTGTTACAGGTACTAAATATCTTGATAAAGATGTATTGATAACCATATCAAAACTTACAAAAGGCGATAAGATAAACCTGCCGGGTGAAGCTAACGCCAGCGTTATCAAAAACCTGTACCAACAAGGTTTGTTTGATGATGTACAGTTAAATGTTACTTCCATTAATATGGATACCATTTACCTGGAAATAGCGGTGCATGAGCTGCCACGCTTGTCGAAACTGCATATAACCGGTATCCGCAAGGGCGAGATAGACGATGTGCAGAAAAAATTGAGCGACAAAACCAACAAAATTGTAAACCAGAACTTACTGAGCACAACCGCTGCTATTATAAAAAGGCATTTTAATGAAAAGGGCTTTTTAAATACCACTGTTGATATTAAGCAGAGGAAAGATCCGGGAGATGCTAATAGTATCATACTTGATGTTGCGGTTAACAAGCACGAAAAGGTAATGATAAACGAAGTTACCTTTGAGGGTAACAAAGTGTTTTCGGATAAAAAACTCCGCAAATACCTGAAAAAAACACGTTCAAGAAAATGGTATAACCTGTTTGGTTCAAAAAAATTCAAGCAGGATAAATATGATGATGATAAGCAAAACCTTATCGATCAGATGCAGGATAAAGGCTATCGTGATGCGGCTATCCTGAGCGATACTGTTTATAAACATGACGATCAAACCGTAAACGTGCATATCAAATTGCACGAAGGCCCTAAATACTATTTTGGTAACATCAAATGGTCTGGTAATGCAAAATACCCTGCTGAAGCTTTAACCAGGATACTGCGTATTAAAAAAGGTGATATATTTAGTGAAGATCAGCTGAATAAAAGGCTTAGCGGCCCAACGCCTAACAGCGATGATGTGTCATCACTATACCTGAACGATGGTTATTTAACTTATCAAGGCGATCCGGTACAAACCAAAATATATAACGATACTGTTGATTTGGATATAAGGGTTTATGAAGGACCTCAATACACTATTAACCGCGTTATATTAAAAGGTAACGATGTAACCAACGATAAGGTGGTTATGCGTGAGATCCGTACCAAACCAGGCCAGAAGTTCAACAAGGACCTGCTGATTCGCAGTACACGTGAAATTTCACAGTTAGGTAACTTTGATGAGCAAAAAACAGAGCCTAAGCCAACCAACATTAACCCGGCTGATGGTACTGTTGATATTATCTTCAACGTGGTTGAAAAACCGTCAGATCAGATAGAGCTTTCGGGCGGTTTTGGTGGCGGACAGTTGGTAGGTACACTGGGCTTAACGTTCAATAACTTCTCTATCCGTAACATCTTCAATCTTAAAGCTTATAAACCACTGCCAAAAGGTGATGGTGAAAAGCTAAGCTTAAGAGGCCAGTCGAGCGGTAGAACATACCAGAACTACTCGTTCACTTTCTCTGAGCCATGGTTAGGTGGTAAAAAACCGATATACTTCGCAGTTTCGGCGTATACACAGTTAAGCTCAACAGGGCAATACTATGCAACTACCAACCCGCTATATAACAAGTTACGTATTAATGGTGTTGGTGTTACCTTAGGTAAGCGCTTAAACTGGCCTGATAACTACTTCCAGTTAAACTACTCATTAAACGTTGACCACTATAATCTGGATAACTATACAGGTTACCTGTTCCAGAATGGTACTTCATACAACATCAAGTTAACCCAGGAGCTTAGCCGTAACTCGTTGGATGTGCCTATCTTCCCAACACAGGGTTCAAACATGAAGTTAACTTTACAGGGTACGCCGCCATATTCATTGTTTAACAATATAAACTATGCGATTGCTACTCCAGAAGAGATCTACCATTTTGTGGAGTACTACAAAGTGAAGTTTGATGCGCAATGGTTTACAAGAATAGCCGGTAAGTTTGTATTGATGTCGCAGGTAAGGTTTGGCTGGTTAGGCGAGTACAACTCTAACGTACCGCAATCACCGTTTGAAAGGTTTAAGTTAGGTGGTGACGGTATGCAGAGCTACCAGTTTTTACAGGGTAGTGATATCATTGGTTTAAGAGGGTATCAAAACTTCTCTGTAATACCTGAAACTGCTCCATTAGGTACAACTGCTGATAACAACGTAGGTAGCCCGATATATACTAAATATACACTCGAGCTTCGTCACCCGGTTATTGCCAGTGAATCGGCAACTATATTCTTACTTGCCTTTGCTGAAGGTGGTAACGTATGGGATCATTTCAGTGATTATAACCCATTTGATATTAGGCGTTCAGTTGGTATTGGTGCACGTGTATTTTTACCTATATTTGGTTTACTTGGTCTTGACTACGGTTACGGCTTTGATAAAATACCAGGTATACCCGACGCGAACAAAGGACAGTTTAGTTTTTCAATCTCTCAGAGTTTAAGCGGAGGATTCAATTAA
- a CDS encoding isoprenyl transferase → MGYKDQIDLLKLPQHIAIIMDGNGRWAKGKGKLRIFGHHNGVLSVRDVVEGSCDVGLQYLTLYTFSSENWNRPKLEVMAIMELMVSTIHKEIANFMKKNVRLNAIGDLTMLPERCYRELKSAIDQTAGNTGLVLTLALSYSSRREIVRAAKEIAAKVQKGEINLEDIDEEMFENNLFTGNMPDPELLIRTSGEYRISNYLLWQIAYAELYFTPKLWPDFRKEDLFEAILDFQKRERRFGLTSEQVN, encoded by the coding sequence ATGGGATATAAGGATCAGATTGATTTGTTAAAATTGCCTCAGCACATAGCCATCATTATGGATGGTAATGGCAGATGGGCTAAAGGGAAAGGCAAATTGAGAATATTCGGTCACCATAATGGCGTACTTTCCGTTAGAGATGTTGTTGAGGGGAGTTGCGATGTGGGTTTGCAATATCTTACATTATACACCTTTTCATCAGAAAACTGGAACCGCCCCAAGCTGGAGGTTATGGCTATTATGGAGTTAATGGTAAGCACTATTCATAAAGAGATAGCCAACTTTATGAAAAAGAATGTACGCCTTAATGCCATTGGTGATTTAACCATGCTACCTGAAAGATGTTACCGTGAGCTAAAAAGCGCTATTGACCAAACAGCAGGCAATACCGGCCTGGTGCTTACACTTGCTTTAAGCTACAGTTCGCGCCGCGAGATTGTGCGCGCAGCCAAAGAAATTGCCGCTAAAGTGCAAAAAGGCGAAATAAATTTAGAGGATATTGATGAGGAGATGTTCGAGAATAATTTATTTACCGGCAATATGCCCGATCCTGAATTGCTGATAAGAACCAGCGGCGAATACCGAATAAGTAATTACCTGCTATGGCAAATTGCCTATGCTGAACTATATTTTACGCCGAAATTATGGCCTGATTTTCGTAAGGAGGATTTGTTTGAAGCGATCCTTGATTTTCAAAAACGTGAACGCCGTTTTGGCCTCACCAGCGAGCAGGTGAATTAA
- a CDS encoding S10 family peptidase, with protein sequence MHKYFTSVAIACIFSATAIAQAPQAPATNTQPISKSRILQVDSAVVTKHKVTIKGQVIPYTATAGCMPIWDNDGRPIAGVFYTYYERDDVTDRANRPLVISFNGGPGTPSVWMEIGYTGPRVLNVDSEGYPVQPYGIGENKNSILDVADIVYVDPVNTGYSRPVDKSTPGTKFFGVNADIKYLAEWINTFVTRKDRWASPKFLIGESYGTTRVSGLALELQNSQWMYLNGVVLVSPTDLGIQRSGPVSAALKLPYFAATAWYHGALSPELQKKELTDFLPEVEDFTINQLIPALSRGGFLDDAQKKDIAAKMSKYSGLSEKVILDNNLDVSYDLYWKELLRDKGFTIGRLDSRYKGIDRQTSGSSPDYNAELTAWLQSFTPAINIYLRNELNYKTDLKYNMFGDVWPWDNANDQTGENLRQAIAQNPYLHLLIQSGYYDGACDYFNAKYSLWQLDPSGRLKDRLKWEGYKSGHMIYLRKEELAVASENLRKFIQESIPKPGQAAKY encoded by the coding sequence ATGCACAAGTATTTTACTTCAGTTGCAATTGCATGCATTTTTAGTGCCACTGCAATTGCCCAAGCGCCTCAGGCGCCTGCAACAAACACTCAACCAATATCAAAAAGCCGGATTTTGCAGGTTGATTCGGCGGTGGTTACCAAACATAAGGTAACTATTAAAGGCCAGGTTATCCCCTATACAGCTACCGCGGGCTGCATGCCCATATGGGATAATGACGGCAGACCCATTGCCGGCGTGTTTTATACTTACTATGAACGTGACGATGTTACCGACAGAGCAAACCGCCCGCTGGTTATTTCTTTTAACGGCGGCCCGGGCACACCATCGGTATGGATGGAAATAGGTTATACAGGTCCGCGGGTACTTAATGTTGATAGCGAGGGCTATCCTGTTCAGCCCTATGGTATCGGCGAAAATAAGAACTCTATACTGGATGTGGCCGATATTGTTTATGTTGACCCCGTTAACACAGGCTATTCAAGACCTGTAGATAAAAGCACGCCCGGCACAAAGTTCTTCGGCGTAAATGCAGATATTAAATACCTTGCCGAATGGATAAATACCTTTGTTACCCGTAAGGACCGCTGGGCATCGCCTAAATTTCTAATCGGCGAAAGTTATGGTACTACCCGTGTATCGGGCCTGGCGCTGGAACTGCAGAACTCACAATGGATGTATTTGAATGGTGTAGTACTGGTTTCACCAACCGATTTGGGTATTCAGCGCAGCGGGCCCGTAAGCGCGGCTTTAAAACTGCCTTATTTTGCCGCTACGGCCTGGTATCATGGCGCACTATCACCCGAATTACAGAAAAAAGAGCTGACCGATTTTTTACCTGAAGTGGAAGATTTCACCATTAATCAGCTCATCCCTGCCCTATCGCGCGGTGGTTTTTTGGATGATGCACAGAAAAAGGACATAGCAGCGAAAATGTCAAAATATAGTGGTCTATCAGAAAAAGTGATACTGGATAATAATCTTGACGTATCATACGACCTGTACTGGAAGGAGCTTTTACGTGACAAAGGTTTCACTATAGGCAGGCTTGATTCACGCTATAAAGGCATCGACAGGCAAACCAGCGGCAGCAGCCCTGATTATAACGCCGAGCTTACCGCATGGCTGCAGTCGTTTACCCCTGCTATTAATATTTATCTACGTAATGAGCTCAATTATAAAACCGATCTTAAATACAATATGTTTGGCGATGTATGGCCATGGGATAATGCCAACGACCAAACCGGCGAAAATTTAAGACAGGCTATAGCACAAAACCCATACCTGCATTTGCTCATACAATCGGGTTATTATGATGGTGCCTGCGATTATTTTAATGCTAAATACAGCCTTTGGCAGCTCGACCCAAGCGGCAGACTAAAGGATCGCCTGAAATGGGAAGGTTACAAAAGCGGCCACATGATATACTTACGTAAAGAGGAATTGGCCGTTGCCAGTGAAAACTTAAGGAAGTTTATACAGGAATCAATACCTAAGCCAGGACAAGCGGCTAAGTATTAG
- a CDS encoding ExbD/TolR family protein, with product MAELNLSSGKSGGRQTSKLPVRVDLTALVDLAFLLITFFMLTTTLARSRAMSLVMPDKCAGGMAVPESSTMTICLGKGQAMWYLGMADKPVIAPKVTAYGNDLNKAILELRKQVKATSGRDMMVIIKPSAHSVYNNLVSTIDELNITQTNRYAIVDIAAKDIALLKQKGIY from the coding sequence ATGGCAGAGCTGAATCTTTCTTCCGGAAAATCAGGCGGCAGGCAAACCAGTAAGTTGCCCGTTCGCGTGGACCTAACCGCATTGGTTGATCTTGCATTTTTACTCATTACCTTTTTTATGCTCACTACCACGCTCGCCAGATCGCGCGCTATGTCGCTGGTTATGCCCGATAAGTGTGCTGGGGGAATGGCTGTACCCGAATCGTCCACCATGACTATCTGCCTGGGTAAAGGCCAGGCCATGTGGTACCTCGGTATGGCTGATAAGCCTGTGATAGCGCCAAAGGTTACCGCTTATGGCAATGATCTGAATAAAGCAATATTGGAGTTACGTAAGCAGGTAAAAGCAACCAGCGGTCGCGATATGATGGTGATTATAAAACCATCAGCACATTCGGTTTATAATAACCTGGTGAGCACCATCGATGAGCTGAATATCACCCAAACAAATAGATATGCGATAGTTGATATTGCAGCTAAGGATATTGCTCTTTTAAAACAAAAGGGCATTTATTGA
- the porG gene encoding type IX secretion system protein PorG, giving the protein MPKFAITILLIFISLSLKAQTWELGGALGASGYMGDLNPTNPLKFSGIAIGGYVQRNFNGYVSAKLNYTYGTIAGADSTSSNQQFRNRNLSFRTSLQELSLIGEFNFMEYIPDVSHNRYTPYIYLGIGIVGYNPQATYMGQTYNLRPLATEGETPYSKTAISIPYGAGIKYNFSGKWNISADIGYRQPNTDYLDDVSGLYPDKSKLTSPIAVALSDRSGEKTGVYTGVAGTQRGDLRPHDTYLFLQFGVSYTFVTEKCYFSR; this is encoded by the coding sequence ATGCCAAAATTTGCAATAACTATACTTTTAATCTTTATCTCACTTAGTTTAAAGGCACAAACCTGGGAACTTGGCGGAGCTTTAGGTGCATCAGGCTACATGGGCGATCTTAACCCAACCAACCCGCTCAAGTTTAGTGGTATAGCTATCGGTGGTTACGTACAGCGTAATTTTAACGGTTACGTATCGGCCAAGCTAAACTATACATACGGTACGATAGCAGGAGCCGACAGTACTTCATCAAACCAGCAGTTTCGCAACCGTAATTTAAGTTTCAGAACCTCATTGCAGGAGCTAAGCCTTATAGGCGAGTTTAATTTTATGGAGTATATACCCGATGTGAGCCATAACCGGTACACCCCTTATATTTATTTAGGTATAGGTATAGTAGGGTATAACCCGCAGGCTACTTACATGGGGCAAACCTATAACCTCCGCCCATTAGCTACGGAGGGCGAAACTCCTTATTCCAAAACTGCCATCTCCATACCTTATGGTGCAGGTATCAAATATAATTTCTCGGGCAAATGGAACATAAGTGCTGATATTGGCTACCGCCAGCCCAATACCGACTACCTTGACGATGTAAGCGGGCTGTACCCTGATAAAAGCAAGCTAACTAGTCCCATTGCAGTCGCGTTATCCGATCGCTCAGGCGAAAAGACGGGCGTATATACCGGTGTTGCCGGTACCCAGCGCGGCGATTTGCGCCCGCATGATACCTACCTGTTTCTGCAGTTTGGCGTATCGTACACTTTCGTTACGGAGAAGTGTTATTTTAGCAGATAG
- a CDS encoding NAD kinase, with translation MRIAIYGRPFNLDVLPYVQEVFDNLSQHGVDIYVHHQLSDYLNDKIKIVTYHVLGSDVKIKGFIDLFITLGGDGTLLDMVSVIRNTGVPVIGINFGRLGFLATINKSDIAAAIFAVVNKDYSLDSRDLISINSENEVFGDDNFALNDITIHKRDDAAMIITRVYMDNEFLNAYWGDGIIISTPTGSTAYSLSCGGPIIFPQSNSLVLTPVSPHNLNVRPVVLPDSSTITFEVESRSSNYLVSCDSRTATIDKTMRFSVQKAGFQLNLVRLNNESYLSTLRNKLLWGLDVRNY, from the coding sequence ATGAGAATAGCAATCTACGGCAGGCCATTTAATTTAGATGTATTACCATACGTTCAGGAAGTGTTTGATAACCTGTCACAGCATGGGGTCGATATTTATGTGCACCATCAGTTGAGTGATTACCTGAACGATAAAATAAAGATCGTAACCTATCATGTTTTAGGATCTGATGTTAAGATAAAAGGCTTTATTGATCTTTTTATTACCCTGGGCGGCGATGGCACTTTGCTGGATATGGTAAGTGTCATCCGTAATACAGGTGTACCTGTAATAGGTATAAACTTCGGTAGGCTCGGTTTTTTGGCTACCATTAATAAGAGTGATATAGCTGCCGCCATATTCGCAGTAGTAAATAAGGATTATAGTCTGGATAGCCGTGACCTTATTAGCATAAACTCTGAAAACGAGGTTTTTGGCGATGATAACTTTGCACTCAATGATATTACCATCCATAAGCGCGATGATGCAGCCATGATCATTACCCGTGTGTACATGGATAATGAGTTTTTAAATGCCTATTGGGGCGATGGTATCATTATATCAACCCCAACAGGTTCAACAGCGTATTCATTAAGCTGCGGCGGTCCAATTATCTTCCCGCAATCAAACAGTTTGGTCTTAACGCCGGTATCACCGCATAACCTTAATGTAAGGCCGGTTGTATTGCCCGATAGCAGCACCATAACTTTTGAAGTAGAGAGCCGTAGCAGCAATTACCTGGTATCATGCGATTCGCGCACGGCTACAATTGATAAAACCATGCGTTTTAGTGTACAAAAGGCGGGTTTTCAGTTAAATTTAGTACGTTTAAATAATGAAAGTTACTTATCAACGTTAAGGAACAAATTATTATGGGGACTTGACGTTCGCAATTATTAA
- a CDS encoding CBS domain-containing protein, giving the protein MLAIELIADEITPIHTSDTVQKVVDRMVEFRVRHLPIVNEDQFLGMLAEDDLVNVTDNQTQIGALALSLVNPYVREDQHIYDVIRLFYEQKLTVVPVLDIKNNYLGLISINAMNEYFARLTSVSQPGGIIVLEINNKNNSLAHMSQIVESDNAQILSSYIYAYPDSTRVEVTLKVNKQDISAIIATFLRYEYDIKATFNHTGDNDNSKDRYDSLMNYLNL; this is encoded by the coding sequence ATGCTTGCAATTGAGCTGATTGCCGATGAAATTACCCCCATTCACACCTCTGACACTGTGCAGAAGGTGGTTGACCGTATGGTGGAGTTTCGTGTAAGGCACCTGCCAATTGTAAACGAGGATCAGTTCCTGGGTATGCTTGCCGAGGATGACCTGGTTAATGTAACCGACAATCAAACACAAATTGGCGCGCTGGCATTATCGCTGGTGAACCCTTATGTACGGGAAGATCAGCATATATATGATGTTATCCGTTTGTTTTATGAGCAAAAACTCACTGTTGTGCCGGTGCTTGATATCAAGAATAATTATTTGGGCCTGATATCTATCAACGCCATGAATGAGTATTTCGCAAGACTTACATCTGTATCACAGCCGGGCGGCATTATTGTACTGGAGATCAACAATAAAAACAATTCGCTGGCACACATGTCGCAAATTGTGGAGTCTGATAACGCGCAGATCCTGAGCTCCTATATTTATGCCTATCCTGATTCAACCCGTGTAGAAGTAACCCTGAAGGTCAATAAACAAGATATATCAGCCATTATAGCAACATTTTTGCGCTACGAGTATGATATTAAGGCTACCTTTAACCATACCGGCGATAACGACAACTCAAAAGATCGTTACGATTCATTAATGAATTACTTAAATTTATAA
- a CDS encoding alpha/beta fold hydrolase, with protein sequence MDFVLKEQNGFSYIDEGEGEVLLLLHGLMGALSNWDETVNYFKPNYRVIIPMLPIYDLPLLTTGVKSVSKFVHKFVKYKKLKDFTIIGNSLGGHVGLIYVLAHPGFAKAMVLTGSSGLYENAFGGTFPRRESYDFVREKVEFTFYDPKTATKELVDDVFKTINDRHRVVRILAMARSAIRHNMKDDLHKIHIPVGLIWGKNDKVTPPEVAVEFHEMLPKSDLVWIDHCGHAPMMEQPAEFNEALKEFLNKQKI encoded by the coding sequence ATGGATTTCGTGCTTAAAGAGCAAAACGGGTTTAGTTATATCGATGAGGGCGAAGGTGAGGTGTTGTTGTTACTGCATGGCTTAATGGGTGCATTAAGTAATTGGGATGAAACTGTAAACTATTTTAAACCAAATTACCGGGTTATAATACCCATGCTGCCAATTTATGACCTGCCGTTGCTAACCACAGGTGTTAAGTCCGTTTCAAAATTTGTGCACAAATTTGTAAAGTATAAAAAGCTAAAGGATTTTACTATTATTGGTAATTCATTAGGTGGGCACGTGGGTTTAATATATGTATTGGCTCATCCTGGTTTTGCAAAGGCCATGGTATTAACCGGCAGTTCGGGCTTATATGAAAATGCTTTTGGTGGTACTTTCCCTAGGCGCGAAAGTTATGATTTTGTGAGAGAGAAGGTGGAATTTACCTTTTATGATCCAAAAACTGCAACAAAAGAACTGGTTGATGATGTTTTCAAGACTATAAATGACCGTCACCGCGTTGTTAGGATATTGGCTATGGCAAGATCGGCTATTCGTCATAACATGAAGGATGATCTCCATAAAATACATATTCCCGTAGGTTTAATATGGGGAAAGAATGATAAAGTTACACCTCCTGAAGTTGCTGTTGAATTTCATGAGATGCTGCCGAAGTCGGATCTGGTTTGGATAGACCATTGCGGGCATGCCCCTATGATGGAGCAGCCGGCCGAGTTTAATGAGGCCCTGAAGGAGTTTTTAAACAAACAAAAAATATAA
- a CDS encoding GatB/YqeY domain-containing protein encodes MSLTTQIDQDIKQAMLAKQADRLRGLRAIKSALLLARTEKGAAEEVTPEAETKVLQKLVKQRKESAEIYKTQNRDDLYQVEMEELEVIEAYLPKQMTHDEVEAYLKEVIARVGATSVKDMGKVMGAANKELAGKADGRTISEVVKQLLG; translated from the coding sequence ATGTCACTAACCACACAAATAGACCAGGATATTAAACAGGCCATGCTGGCAAAGCAGGCCGACAGGCTGCGCGGATTGCGTGCAATAAAATCAGCATTATTACTGGCCCGTACCGAAAAAGGCGCTGCCGAAGAGGTAACACCTGAAGCCGAAACCAAAGTATTGCAAAAGCTGGTAAAACAGCGTAAGGAATCAGCCGAGATCTATAAAACACAAAACCGCGACGACCTGTACCAGGTGGAAATGGAAGAACTGGAAGTAATTGAGGCCTATTTGCCAAAGCAAATGACCCATGACGAGGTTGAGGCTTATTTAAAAGAGGTGATAGCCCGTGTTGGCGCTACATCTGTTAAAGATATGGGTAAAGTTATGGGTGCCGCAAATAAAGAGCTTGCCGGCAAAGCCGATGGCCGGACAATATCAGAGGTTGTGAAACAGTTGTTAGGGTAA
- a CDS encoding SDR family NAD(P)-dependent oxidoreductase: MAKIALITGATSGIGEATAHLFAREGYNLVLTGRRLDRLDKLAAQLNKKHNIEVAVSSFDVRDRAQVIENLEALPAKWKKINVLINNAGLSQGLDPIDKGDLDDWDTMIDTNVKGLLYVTKIVSNWMIANGNGHIVNLGSIAGIDVYTNGNVYCATKHAVDALNKGMRLDLLPHGIKVTAIHPGAVETEFSNVRFKGDDARAKKVYDGFDPLVADDVAETIWFAVSRPKHVNINELVVMPTAQANGSTIFRK; the protein is encoded by the coding sequence ATGGCCAAAATTGCATTAATTACCGGAGCGACTTCCGGCATCGGAGAAGCTACCGCTCATCTATTCGCCCGTGAAGGGTATAATCTTGTACTAACGGGCCGCCGGCTCGACAGGTTGGATAAACTGGCAGCCCAGCTCAACAAAAAGCATAATATCGAAGTAGCAGTATCATCATTTGATGTGCGCGACCGCGCGCAGGTGATCGAAAACCTGGAGGCTTTACCCGCCAAATGGAAAAAGATAAATGTGCTGATAAACAATGCCGGCCTGAGTCAGGGCCTTGACCCGATTGATAAAGGCGATCTTGATGATTGGGATACCATGATTGATACCAATGTTAAAGGCTTACTTTACGTAACCAAAATAGTATCAAACTGGATGATAGCCAACGGTAACGGCCATATAGTTAATTTAGGCTCGATTGCCGGGATTGATGTTTACACTAATGGAAATGTATATTGCGCTACAAAACATGCGGTTGACGCGCTTAATAAAGGCATGCGACTGGATCTTTTGCCGCATGGTATAAAGGTAACTGCGATACACCCAGGAGCTGTTGAAACAGAGTTTTCAAACGTTAGGTTTAAAGGAGATGATGCAAGGGCCAAAAAAGTTTATGATGGCTTTGATCCGCTGGTAGCTGATGATGTAGCCGAAACCATTTGGTTTGCCGTATCGCGCCCTAAACATGTAAACATAAACGAACTGGTTGTTATGCCAACAGCGCAGGCAAACGGGAGTACTATATTTAGAAAGTAA
- the porT gene encoding type IX secretion/gliding motility protein PorT/SprT, protein MIKKRYLTIIVLLFCSNLLFAQEAPSPFAWGGGADQQDLSFGFSFSYVSTYFKILKNPDWRSPFLDKQNGNAPVTSDLNSLSSPNSPGFAVGFLTRYRITEHLEARITPSLIFADRQLSYVYANPSDNVKKSVQSTTVDFPLLLKLKSDRLGNFRAYLLGGVKYSYAIGAKKSDAEAALLDKTVKTVSGYASYEAGLGCDIYFEYFKMSPEIKLSNSMGNVLVPENQPFSAPISKLSLHTLMFSLYFE, encoded by the coding sequence ATGATTAAAAAACGGTACTTAACCATTATTGTACTACTGTTTTGCAGTAATTTGTTATTTGCCCAGGAGGCCCCGAGCCCTTTTGCATGGGGTGGCGGTGCCGATCAGCAGGATCTGAGCTTTGGTTTTTCCTTTTCATACGTAAGCACCTATTTCAAAATATTAAAAAATCCCGACTGGCGCAGTCCGTTTTTAGATAAGCAAAATGGTAATGCACCGGTCACCAGTGATTTAAATAGTTTAAGTTCACCAAATTCACCCGGTTTCGCTGTTGGATTTTTAACACGTTACCGGATTACCGAGCACCTGGAAGCCCGTATTACCCCCTCGCTAATTTTTGCCGACCGCCAGCTGAGTTATGTTTATGCTAATCCAAGTGATAATGTTAAAAAATCAGTACAATCAACTACAGTTGATTTTCCTTTGTTATTGAAACTAAAGTCGGACAGGTTAGGTAATTTCAGGGCTTATTTATTGGGCGGTGTAAAATACTCTTATGCCATAGGGGCCAAAAAAAGTGATGCAGAAGCGGCCCTGCTTGATAAAACCGTTAAAACCGTGTCGGGCTATGCTTCTTATGAAGCAGGCTTAGGCTGTGATATTTATTTCGAATATTTTAAAATGTCGCCTGAGATTAAGCTCTCCAATTCAATGGGAAATGTACTGGTTCCCGAAAATCAGCCATTCTCGGCGCCTATCAGCAAATTGTCATTACATACTTTAATGTTTAGCCTGTACTTCGAATAG